In the Oscillospiraceae bacterium genome, GTGGGTCTGCTGGGCCCCAATGGCAGCGGCAAAACGACCCTTATTAAAATTTCCGCCGGGCTGCTCACGGCCGACAGCGGCACCGTCCGTATTGATAAAGCACCGGTAGGTGTCTACACCAAGGCCATCACCAGCTACCTGCCGGACCGCATGGCCCTGCCTACCGAGTTCACCGCCGCTGACGCCGTAAGCCTGTACACTGATTTCTTTGCCGATTTCGACCGTACCAAGGCCAACGCCATGCTGGCCGACCTGCATCTGAATCAGCACGATCGCATCGGCGCTATGAGCAAGGGCACGCAGGAGAAAATGCAGCTTTGCTTAACGATGAGCCGTGCCGCCAAGCTGTACCTGCTGGACGAACCTTTGGGCGGTGTTGACCCCGCCGCACGGGAATACATTTTAAACACCATCCTGCATAACTACAGCGAGGACGCCGCGCTCGTGCTCTCCACCCATCTGATCGGCGATATTGAAAAAGTGCTGGATGAGGTTATCTTCCTCAAAGACGGTTCTGTCATGCGCCAGGTCGGCGTGGACGAGCTGCGTGAGGAGACCGGCACCAGCGTGGACACTTATTTTAGGGAGGCATACAAATGCTGACGAAACTTTTAAAATATGATTTCAAGGCCACCGGCCGCATCATCCTGCCCATCGCGGGCGGCGTGCTGTTATTAAACTTCGTCTCGGACCTGCTGGGGCATTATGTCAACAACACCGGCCATACGATGCCCTGGGTCGGCGTTTTTATGGGGCTGCTCACCCTTGCCACGTTTTTGGGCATGCTGGCGGTGCTGGCCATCTGCTTTTTTTCCAGCGTGCAGCGCTACTACAAACTGTTGGGGGAACAGGGCTACCTGATGCTGGCCCTGCCGGTACACGCCTGGCAGCACATTGCCGCCAAGCTCATCTGCGGCGTCGTGTGGACGCTGTTCGGCTTTTTCTACTTTGGAATCTGCGGTACGCTCACCCTCTCGGCACTGGACGGCGACAGCTTTTCCCTTACCGGCGTAAACATCCAAGATGTTCCGCTCCTGCTGTTATTCTTCCTCCTGATTCTTGCACTGATTGCCGGTGCCCAGCTGCACGCTTACCTGGCCTGCGCCTATGCGGGGATGTTTACCCAGCATCGGCTGACCATCAGCATCATCAGCTACTTTGTAATTGGCTTTATCGGACAAATGCTGAGCCTTGTCGGCACCATTGTTTTTGCCATTAAAGTATATCCGTCCCTCGATAACATCGGCAGCATGGTCGAACTGCAAAACGGCATACTCCTTTCCGTCTGCGTCATCTTCCTGCTCACCCTGTTGGTGGACGCCCTGCTTTGGGCGCTGACTCAGTGGCTCATGAGCAGCCGCCTCAATCTGGCTTGATTTTTCCGTTCTCTGTTCCGATTAATAAAGAAAAGAGCCTGTTTTTTCATGCAATCTCGTATGTTGTTTACTGCATCTTCTAAAACGAGGCTTTCACTTTTTGTCATCTGTACCGTGATGCCCTGTCTGTTTTTGTACAGCTGCATTATCAGCAGTGGATCAGGGGTACACGGCGGCTCGGTGCTGGCGCTGGCGCTCATGTGGTTACCGGGGTCGGCTATCGGCTATGCTGTTATTGCGTTCCTTATTTACAAACATTCCAAAGCCCCCTAAACATAATAAGAAACCCCAGGCAGGAACCGGCCCCCCATAAAAGGGGGTGCAGGCTCCTGCCTGGGGTTTCTTCCCTTATTAATTACTTAATTACTTAATTATACAACAAAATCCCGTATTGCTTCGGCATCGTGCAGGCCTTTGGTGTACAGCTTTTTCAAGGCCCCCTGGTCGCGGGTCAGCGTTTTGACACCGCAGGTGTCGTCAGGTGCAATGATGAGCACTTTGCCCTCGGCAGCCAACTGCTGTGCTTTCTGGATGCCTTCATTATAATGTTGGGCGCGCAGGGCCAGCTGTTCGGCAGCTTTCGGGTAGCGTCGGCGGATGACGCGTGCCAGCTTGCGGTCGGTGCCGTCGGCGCGGATGATCCCGGCGGGCTTTGTCAAAATCAACACCACCTTATCGCAGCCATCGGCAAAGGCCTTGTCCAGGGGGATGGTATCGCCCAAAGCGCCGTCATAGTAGGGGACACCATCAATCACAATGGGCTTGCAGGCCACCGGGATACAGCAGGAGGCCATCAGCACGCGGTAGTCGTCCTGGTGCAGATCACTGCGTGTAAAGTATTTCGGCTTGCCAGTGGTTGCATTGGTGGCAATCATGTACCATTCCGCCGGGTTTGTGTTCATTTTTGCAAAGTTCAGTGGGTTTTCGCCGCCCGCATTGCTGAGCGTCCCATAGATATATTGCAGGTTCAAAAATGAGCCGCCGTGCAGCATGTTGCCCGCGCCCATGTACTGCTTGCGCATCGAGTATTCCTCGTAAAACAGGTAGTTTCGCCCGTGCTGGCCGCTTATATAGGATGCGAGGTTTGCACTGCCAGCCGAAATGCCGATGCCATAATCAAACTGTACATCGTTTTCCATACACCAGTCAAACACGCCCGCCGCATAAATGCCGCGCAGGCCGCCGCCTACGTCGATCACGCCAATTTTTGCCATTTGTTGCTTCCACCTCTCATGCAACAAATTATACACCTGTCACACGCGCAAAGTATCATACAATCTGGCGCAGATGCCCGAAATTTTGTCCTTTTAGGGCATAGCTATTTTAACCGCACGCCGCCACAGCTTCCACCGCCGTTTCCAGTCCGCGGGCAATTTGGCGCAGGTCCATGCTGGGGGTGCCCAGCGGCTTATTGATGACCTGCTCCATTGCATAGGGCACATGGATGAACCCACCGCGCACATTGGGGTACTTTTTATCGATGAGATACAGCAGGGTATACAGCAAATAGTTGCACACATAGGTGCCCGCCGTGTAGGAGACCGCGGCCGGTATCCCGGCATCCCGCATCCGCTGCACCATGGCTTTTACGGGCAGGGAGGTGAAGTAAGCGGTCTCACCGTCCTCCCGGATGGGCACATCCACAGGCTGATACCCGGCATTGTCCGGGATGCGGCCATCCATAAGGTTGATGGCCACTTTCTCCGGAGTGATAGCCGCGCGGCCGCCCGCCTGTCCCACGCAGATGACCGCATCGGGTTTATGCCGCTGCATAGCGTCCTCCAGAACCGCACCGGCGCGGTGGAACCGGGTTGGGACTTCCAGCTTGATGATCTCGGCCCCGGCAATGGTGTCAGGCAGCAGTTTGACTGCCTCATAAGCCGGGTTGACGGTCTCGCCGCCGAAGGGATCGAAGCCGGTAATTAAAATTTTCATGGCAGAGCGCCTCTTTTCGCAGTTTTTGCCATTATAGCATATCTGCCTTTCCATCTCAAGCGCCGTGCCACACCGCACTTTTGCCGTAATCCTCCCCATTTACGCATTTTTTAATGATTCATGAACATTTCTTTACAGATTTATTATAAGTTTTAGTTGACAAACACTCTCCATGCCGTATAATGTATCTTGTGTGTGCATCTATAGGGTAAATCTTTTATGCCCTGACACATTGGCGTTGTATGTGCTGCTTGTAGCGGACCTGTCCACCGGGACCGTGTAACAAACCTTTGCGGGGCGGCATAATTGGCGCTGACTCGTTAAGCGCTTTGTGCCGGCCTAAGGAAGAAACGGTGCGAAAAGCAAGTGCTGTAACGGGAAATTCCGCAAAGGGGGATGCAATAATAATGAATGAGAATCTCATCGTATCGCTGAAAGACATTGTTGTTGATTTTGACGGGCAGAAGGTCCTGGACGGGCTTTCCCTCGACATTCACGACAAAGAGTTCGTTACTTTCCTTGGCCCTTCCGGCTGCGGCAAAACGACCACTCTGCGTGTGATTGCCGGGTTTATTACCCCAAAATCCGGCAATGTCTTTTTTGATGGCAAAGACATCGCCGACCTGCCACCCTATAAGCGCCAGGTCAACACGGTGTTCCAGAAGTATGCGCTTTTCCCGCATCTGAACGTCTTTGAAAATGTGGCGTTCGGCCTGCGCCTGAAAAAGTTACCGGAGGAAGAGATCCGCCCGAAAGTTCTGGAAATGCTGGAGACCGTCGGTCTAAAAGGCTTTGAGCGGCGCAGCATCCATCAGTTGTCTGGCGGCCAGCAGCAGCGTGTGGCCATCGCCCGCAGCCTGGTCAACCAGCCTCGCGTGCTGCTGCTCGACGAGCCCCTGGGTGCTCTGGACCTGAAGCTGCGCAAAGAGATGCAGCTGGAGCTTAAGCGCCTGCAGCGCGAGATGAATATCACCTTCGTTTATGTCACCCACGACCAGGAAGAAGCCCTGACCATGTCGGACACAGTCGTGGTCATGTCCGGCGGCAAGATCCAGCAGATCGGTTCGCCGCAGGATATTTACAACGAGCCCAAGAACGCCTTTGTCGCCCGCTTTATCGGTGATTCCAACATCGTGGACGGTGTGATGCTGCGTGACTTTTTCGTCAACTTCGGCGGTCATGACTTTACCTGTGTGGACCGCGGCTTCAAGCCCAACGAGCCGGTGCAGGTCGTCATCCGTCCCGAGGACGTGCAGATCGTGCCGCCGTCTGTCGGCATGCTGACCGGCCTGGTGCGCGAGGTCATTTTCAAGGGCGTACATTTTGAAATGCACGTGGATGTGGAAGGCTATGAGTGGCTGATCCATTCCACCCAGGCAAGCCAGCCCGGCGAACTGATCGGCATGAACATCGGCCCCGACGAAATTCATATCATGAAGCGTTCGGAGGTGTAAGCGATGCTTAAATCCAAGACCTCCCGCTGGCTGGCCGGGCCGTATCTGCTCTGGATGGCCGCTTTCATCATCGTTCCGCTGTTCATCGTCATCTGGTATGCACTGACCAACGCAGATGGCCGGTTCACGCTGGATAACCTGACCCAGATTGGCCGCTACTCCAGCGTTTTCATGCGCAGTTTGATTCTGGCTGCCGTGTCCACGGCCATCTGCCTGGTCATGGCCTTTCCCGTTGGCTATTTTCTCTCCCGCCTGCGTGCCAACAAGCAGCATATCATGCTCATGCTGGTCATGCTGCCCATGTGGATGAACTTTCTGCTGCGCACCTATGCGTGGATGACCTTGCTGGAGAAGAACGGCCTCATCAACAAGTTTTTTGGCCTGTTCGGCCTCGGACCCTTTAACATGATCAACACCTCCGGCGCAGTGGTGCTGGGCATGGTGTACAACTACCTGCCGTTTATGATCCTGCCCATTTACACGGCCATGACGAAGATCGACAACTCGGTCATCGAGGCTGCACAGGACCTGGGCTGCAACGTCTGGCAGATCTTGTTCCGCGTGCTGGTTCCTTTGACCGGCCCCGGCATTGCCACCGGCATCACCCAGGTGTTCGTGCCTGCGGTCTCTACCTTTATCATCAGCCGTATGCTGGGCGGCGGCTCCAACCTGCTGATCGGCGATTTGATTGAGCTGCAGTTCCTGGGCAATTCCTACAACCTGAACCTTGGCTCTGCCATGAGCCTGGTGCTGATGGTCATCGTCCTGCTGTGCATGAGCTTCACCTCCAGCTTTGATGAGTCCGAGATGGAAGGGGTGATGTAAGATGAACAAAAAGCAATCTGTTCTCTTGCAGCGCACCTATATCATCCTGGTGTTCTGCTTCATGTACCTGCCCATCGCGGTCATGATTGCCTTTAGCTTTAACGAGAGCAAGTCCCGTTCCAACTTCACCGGCTTTACCCTGGACTGGTACAAGAGCCTGTTCCACAACGAAATGATCCTCTCGGCGCTGGGCCTCAGCCTGGTGCTGGCGCTGGTATCCAGCGTGGTAGCTACCGTACTGGGTACACTGGCTACCATCGGCATCAACTCGATGTCCCGCAAAAGCCAGCTCATCATCAACAATATCAGCTATGTGCCTGTCGTCAACCCCGAGATCATCACCGGCGTTTCGCTGATGCTGCTCTTCGTCATGGCGCAGAATTTCGGCATCGGCGGCGAGAGCGGCATCTTCGGCTGGTTCACGCTGTTGATTGCCCATATTACCTTTAATATTCCGTATGTCATCTTCAACGTAGGCCCCAAGCTACGCCAGCTGGACCCCAGCCTGTACAACGCGGCGATGGATTTGGGCTGCACGCCGCGACAGGCCTTCTTCAAGGTCATCATGCCGCAGCTGTCCCCGGCCATCCTGTCGGCATTCCTAATTTGCCTGACCTACTCCATTGATGACTTCATGATTTCCTACTTCAACTCCGGCACGATGCAGACATTGCCCATCGCAATCTACTCGATGACCCGCAAAAAGGTCAGCCCCGAGATCAACGCCTTGTCTGCAATCATCTTTTGCGTCATTCTGGCCATTATCCTCATCTCCAACGCGATGGATTCCCGCGCATACCGCCGCAACCAGAACGCCATCCGCAAGGCGATGCAGGACGAAGGGGGGCGCTGAAGATGAAACTGAAAAAGTTTGCTGCAGCAGTTTCCACTGCCTTGATGCTGGCTGTTTTTACCGCCGCACCTGCGCTGGCTGCTGACGAGATCGAAGTCAACGATGACATTTCCGTCTCCGGCGACTACGACTGGACCCGTTTTGCCAACGACCACATCACCCTGAATGTCTACAATAACGGCCTATACATCTCCGATGGCTCCGATGACAGCGTGAATGTCGTTTCTGCTTTTGAGGATCTCACCGGCATCAAGGTCAACTACACCACCTACGATTCCAACGAGAGCCTGTACGCCAAGCTGAAATCCGGCGGCGTGTCCTACGATGTCATCTTCCCGTCGGACTACATGGTAGGTAAGATGATCAACGAGGGCATGCTGGCCGAGTTGGATATGGATAACATCCCCAACATTGCCGGCGTGGGCGAAACCTATCTCGACCGCAGCTTTGACCCCGGCAACAAGTACAGCGTGCCTTACATGTGGGGCACCACGGGTCTTATCTACAACACGACGATGGTCGAAGAACCTCCCACGAAATGGGCCGACATGTGGGATGTGGAGTACACCAACAA is a window encoding:
- a CDS encoding ABC transporter ATP-binding protein, whose product is MEPVYEVHGLCKYYGKKAALDGVDFTVVPGKLVGLLGPNGSGKTTLIKISAGLLTADSGTVRIDKAPVGVYTKAITSYLPDRMALPTEFTAADAVSLYTDFFADFDRTKANAMLADLHLNQHDRIGAMSKGTQEKMQLCLTMSRAAKLYLLDEPLGGVDPAAREYILNTILHNYSEDAALVLSTHLIGDIEKVLDEVIFLKDGSVMRQVGVDELREETGTSVDTYFREAYKC
- a CDS encoding patatin family protein — encoded protein: MAKIGVIDVGGGLRGIYAAGVFDWCMENDVQFDYGIGISAGSANLASYISGQHGRNYLFYEEYSMRKQYMGAGNMLHGGSFLNLQYIYGTLSNAGGENPLNFAKMNTNPAEWYMIATNATTGKPKYFTRSDLHQDDYRVLMASCCIPVACKPIVIDGVPYYDGALGDTIPLDKAFADGCDKVVLILTKPAGIIRADGTDRKLARVIRRRYPKAAEQLALRAQHYNEGIQKAQQLAAEGKVLIIAPDDTCGVKTLTRDQGALKKLYTKGLHDAEAIRDFVV
- the pcp gene encoding pyroglutamyl-peptidase I; this translates as MKILITGFDPFGGETVNPAYEAVKLLPDTIAGAEIIKLEVPTRFHRAGAVLEDAMQRHKPDAVICVGQAGGRAAITPEKVAINLMDGRIPDNAGYQPVDVPIREDGETAYFTSLPVKAMVQRMRDAGIPAAVSYTAGTYVCNYLLYTLLYLIDKKYPNVRGGFIHVPYAMEQVINKPLGTPSMDLRQIARGLETAVEAVAACG
- a CDS encoding ABC transporter ATP-binding protein — translated: MNENLIVSLKDIVVDFDGQKVLDGLSLDIHDKEFVTFLGPSGCGKTTTLRVIAGFITPKSGNVFFDGKDIADLPPYKRQVNTVFQKYALFPHLNVFENVAFGLRLKKLPEEEIRPKVLEMLETVGLKGFERRSIHQLSGGQQQRVAIARSLVNQPRVLLLDEPLGALDLKLRKEMQLELKRLQREMNITFVYVTHDQEEALTMSDTVVVMSGGKIQQIGSPQDIYNEPKNAFVARFIGDSNIVDGVMLRDFFVNFGGHDFTCVDRGFKPNEPVQVVIRPEDVQIVPPSVGMLTGLVREVIFKGVHFEMHVDVEGYEWLIHSTQASQPGELIGMNIGPDEIHIMKRSEV
- a CDS encoding ABC transporter permease, whose amino-acid sequence is MLKSKTSRWLAGPYLLWMAAFIIVPLFIVIWYALTNADGRFTLDNLTQIGRYSSVFMRSLILAAVSTAICLVMAFPVGYFLSRLRANKQHIMLMLVMLPMWMNFLLRTYAWMTLLEKNGLINKFFGLFGLGPFNMINTSGAVVLGMVYNYLPFMILPIYTAMTKIDNSVIEAAQDLGCNVWQILFRVLVPLTGPGIATGITQVFVPAVSTFIISRMLGGGSNLLIGDLIELQFLGNSYNLNLGSAMSLVLMVIVLLCMSFTSSFDESEMEGVM
- a CDS encoding ABC transporter permease — translated: MNKKQSVLLQRTYIILVFCFMYLPIAVMIAFSFNESKSRSNFTGFTLDWYKSLFHNEMILSALGLSLVLALVSSVVATVLGTLATIGINSMSRKSQLIINNISYVPVVNPEIITGVSLMLLFVMAQNFGIGGESGIFGWFTLLIAHITFNIPYVIFNVGPKLRQLDPSLYNAAMDLGCTPRQAFFKVIMPQLSPAILSAFLICLTYSIDDFMISYFNSGTMQTLPIAIYSMTRKKVSPEINALSAIIFCVILAIILISNAMDSRAYRRNQNAIRKAMQDEGGR